A single region of the Procambarus clarkii isolate CNS0578487 chromosome 59, FALCON_Pclarkii_2.0, whole genome shotgun sequence genome encodes:
- the LOC138353629 gene encoding uncharacterized protein: MATRSCIVTTKLERTEELTEGAVFWNHRKIDGLARALVTRLRKARETEITVSNEIDKLDVQKSLIQEWRSDLQMICKELELNTGTTSKNIKYSIEAVADSIRHRKNLIATDAASSKMRSSLRHRNECDRKKLQGFIKIYNSENSEILSEKDAIEGILPWHNLLPHHSQNVSLAQKKKAVEDVELQKRSREEQQHTVQEMLHYLAYYKNKREILTEHTEELLCGIFPSYLSKDPNKYTIEEKHLSTKNKSGILALLKQGQKMCSDKLSDAKRLFGYQEEDVDVSEPYLELCDSEDDDDEDEDLLLNS; this comes from the exons atggcaacaagaagctgtatcgttacaacaaagttggaaagaacagaagaactcacagagggtgcagtcttttggaaccatcgaaaaattgatggactggctcgtgcattagttactcgactcagaaag gccagagagacggaaataacagtttcaaatgagatcgacaaacttgatgttcaaaagtcattgattcaagaatggcgatctgacctacaaatgatttgtaaggagttagagttaaacactggaacaacctcgaagaacataaaatattctatcgaggcagttgcagactctatcaggcatcgcaaaaatctgattgccactgatgcag catccagtaaaatgcgctcttccctccggcacagaaatgagtgtgataggaaaaagcttcaaggcttcataaaaatctacaatagtgaaaactctgaaattctcagtgaaaaggatgcaatagaaggtatcctgccatggcacaatttattgcctcatcatagccaaaatg tgtcccttgctcaaaaaaagaaggcagtagaagatgtggagcttcagaagagatccagagaagagcaacaacacactgttcaagaaatgctgcattatctcgcttattacaagaataagagagagattttaaccgaacatactgaagagttgttatgtggaatttttccttcatatctaagcaag gatcctaacaagtacactattgaagagaagcacctatcaaccaaaaataagagtggaatcttggctcttttgaagcaagggcaaaagatgtgttctgacaagctgagtgatgcaaagcgtttatttggataccaggaagaggatgttgatgtttccgagccctacctggagctttgtgacagtgaagatgatgatgatgaagatgaagatttactactaaactcatga